In a genomic window of Callospermophilus lateralis isolate mCalLat2 chromosome 12, mCalLat2.hap1, whole genome shotgun sequence:
- the Rubcnl gene encoding protein associated with UVRAG as autophagy enhancer isoform X2 — protein sequence MVSQSVGRRDSPADLWEGISHDTGSSPSLLDTDHPPCQVDIRVTRHKAAWINPLCVQQQMPDLPLQVPKVGTRGNHFVMDAASPLGPSPSSLGGPVAETSLSENTVVSKGSGEKNSHFFTSTEEPELFPAPSQQVSLLKSPEILASSPCPETDSDVFESSHLTASADEGAVQIRRRAISLNSVLPEAFELPVDIEKENAYFHVADMIISAMEKMKCDIVSQQQAESWSIQEASGSLGSDQVDSEMTIYTNPKQESGSSTSSDSGYEGCAVLQVSPKVETPSHYNVVKEACRCNLDEFVIVEVGEFNDIRETCSCSYRSCKSVSHEADFTSPELLAKELYQVFQKCWVSSAVKYQLADSLNASDSGVANEENIRKDFESSVDIVQDIQFKSRVRGTEDWAPPRFQIILDLHPPLKRELVVVAQNFLCAGCGTPIEPKFVKRLRYCEYLGKYFCDCCYSYAESCIPARILMMWDFRKYHVSNFSKKLLDSIWHQPIFNLLSIGQNLYAKVKELDRVKDIQEQLFHIKKLLKTCRFAASSVRERASFVNFAGVQLSSSHFRRQLVEDVQHAGLAFTNSASSHPGALGVQGSLLGGDFWKVCPLQPGDAP from the exons ATGgtgtcacagtcagtaggccggcGGGATTCTCCTGCGGACCTCTGGGAAGGGATCAGTCACGACACTGGCAGCTCACCCAGTCTCCTGGACACGGACCACCCTCCTTGCCAAGTAGACATCAGGGTCACGAGGCACAAAGCTGCCTGGATTAACCCCCTGTGTGTGCAGCAACAAATGCCAGATTTACCCCTCCAGGTGCCAAAAGTGGGGACTAGGGGGAACCACTTTGTGATGGATGCTGCCTCCCCCTTGGGCCCTTCACCATCATCTCTTGGGGGTCCCGTGGCAGAGACCTCATTGTCTGAGAATACTGTGGTCTCCAAGGGTTCAGGTGAAAAGAACAGTCACTTCTTCACCTCCACAGAAGAGCCAGAGTTGTTCCCAGCACCTTCTCAGCAAGTGTCTCTGCTCAAAAGCCCTGAGATTTTGGCCTCTTCCCCGTGTCCTGAAACTGACAGTGATGTTTTTGAGTCTTCCCACTTGACTGCTTCTGCTGATGAAG GTGCTGTTCAAATCAGGAGAAGAGCCATTTCTTTGAATTCCGTCTTACCAGAGGCATTCGAGTTACCTGTTGACATAGAAAAG gagaatgcctacTTTCATGTTGCTGATATGATTATATCAGCTATGGAGAAAATGAAGTGTGACATCGTGAGTCAACAGCAGGCAGAGAGCTGGAGCATACAAGAAGCCAGTGGGTCCCTTGGGAGTGACCAAGTTGACTCTGAAATGACCATTTATACCAACCCAAAGCAAGAATCTGGGTCTTCCACTTCCTCTGACAGTGGCTATGAAG GTTGTGCTGTGTTACAGGTCAGCCCGAAGGTCGAAACACCTTCTCACTATAATGTGGTGAAAGAGGCCTGCAGATGCAACCTTGATGAGTTTGTTATTGTAG AAGTTGGAGAGTTTAATGATATCAGAGAAACTTGTAGCTGTTCCTACAGGTCCTGTAAGAG TGTTTCTCATGAGGCAGACTTCACTTCTCCTGAGTTGTTAGCCAAAGAGTTGTACCAAGTATTCCAGAAGTGCTGGGTATCATCAGCAGTTAAGTATCAGCTGGCAGATTCCCTGAATGCAAGTGATTCAGGA GTTGCAAATGAAGAAAATATCCGAAAAGACTTTGAATCCAGTGTGGATATAGTACAGGACATTCAATTTAAGTCTAGGGTCAGAGGGACTGAAGACTGGGCTCCCCCTAGATTTCAGATCATACTTGATCTTCATCCACCACTCAA GAGGGAGCTGGTGGTAGTGGCCCAGAATTTTCTCTGTGCTGGCTGTGGAACTCCAATAGAGCCTA AGTTTGTGAAGCGGCTCCGGTACTGTGAATATTTGGGGAAGTATTTCTGTGACTGCTGCTACTCGTATGCAGAGTCCTGCATTCCTGCACGGATCTTGATGATGTGGGACTTCAGGAAGTACCACGTCAGCAATTTCTCCAAAAAGCTCCTGGATAGCATATGGCACCAACCCATTTTCAATCTGCTGAGCATCGGCCAGAACCTCTATGCGAAAGTCAAGGAACTGGACAGGGTAAAG GACATCCAGGAGCAGCTTTTTCATATCAAGAAGCTGTTGAAGACCTGCAGGTTTGCTGCCAG CTCTGTCAGGGAAAGGGCTTCATTTGTGAATTTTGCCGGAGTACAACTGTCATCTTCCCATTTCAGACGGCAACTTGTAGAAGATGTTCAG CATGCAGGGCTTGCTTTCACAAACAGTGCTTCCAGTCATCCCGGTGCCCTCGGTGTGCAAGGATCACTACTCGGCGGAGACTTTTGGAAAGTTTGCCCTCTGCAACCAGGTGATGC
- the Rubcnl gene encoding protein associated with UVRAG as autophagy enhancer isoform X1 produces the protein MVSQSVGRRDSPADLWEGISHDTGSSPSLLDTDHPPCQVDIRVTRHKAAWINPLCVQQQMPDLPLQVPKVGTRGNHFVMDAASPLGPSPSSLGGPVAETSLSENTVVSKGSGEKNSHFFTSTEEPELFPAPSQQVSLLKSPEILASSPCPETDSDVFESSHLTASADEGAVQIRRRAISLNSVLPEAFELPVDIEKENAYFHVADMIISAMEKMKCDIVSQQQAESWSIQEASGSLGSDQVDSEMTIYTNPKQESGSSTSSDSGYEGCAVLQVSPKVETPSHYNVVKEACRCNLDEFVIVEVGEFNDIRETCSCSYRSCKSVSHEADFTSPELLAKELYQVFQKCWVSSAVKYQLADSLNASDSGVANEENIRKDFESSVDIVQDIQFKSRVRGTEDWAPPRFQIILDLHPPLKRELVVVAQNFLCAGCGTPIEPKFVKRLRYCEYLGKYFCDCCYSYAESCIPARILMMWDFRKYHVSNFSKKLLDSIWHQPIFNLLSIGQNLYAKVKELDRVKDIQEQLFHIKKLLKTCRFAASALKEFEQVPRHLTEVLHVFSLEDLLRTKRGLLAPLLKDILKAALAHVASCELCQGKGFICEFCRSTTVIFPFQTATCRRCSACRACFHKQCFQSSRCPRCARITTRRRLLESLPSATR, from the exons ATGgtgtcacagtcagtaggccggcGGGATTCTCCTGCGGACCTCTGGGAAGGGATCAGTCACGACACTGGCAGCTCACCCAGTCTCCTGGACACGGACCACCCTCCTTGCCAAGTAGACATCAGGGTCACGAGGCACAAAGCTGCCTGGATTAACCCCCTGTGTGTGCAGCAACAAATGCCAGATTTACCCCTCCAGGTGCCAAAAGTGGGGACTAGGGGGAACCACTTTGTGATGGATGCTGCCTCCCCCTTGGGCCCTTCACCATCATCTCTTGGGGGTCCCGTGGCAGAGACCTCATTGTCTGAGAATACTGTGGTCTCCAAGGGTTCAGGTGAAAAGAACAGTCACTTCTTCACCTCCACAGAAGAGCCAGAGTTGTTCCCAGCACCTTCTCAGCAAGTGTCTCTGCTCAAAAGCCCTGAGATTTTGGCCTCTTCCCCGTGTCCTGAAACTGACAGTGATGTTTTTGAGTCTTCCCACTTGACTGCTTCTGCTGATGAAG GTGCTGTTCAAATCAGGAGAAGAGCCATTTCTTTGAATTCCGTCTTACCAGAGGCATTCGAGTTACCTGTTGACATAGAAAAG gagaatgcctacTTTCATGTTGCTGATATGATTATATCAGCTATGGAGAAAATGAAGTGTGACATCGTGAGTCAACAGCAGGCAGAGAGCTGGAGCATACAAGAAGCCAGTGGGTCCCTTGGGAGTGACCAAGTTGACTCTGAAATGACCATTTATACCAACCCAAAGCAAGAATCTGGGTCTTCCACTTCCTCTGACAGTGGCTATGAAG GTTGTGCTGTGTTACAGGTCAGCCCGAAGGTCGAAACACCTTCTCACTATAATGTGGTGAAAGAGGCCTGCAGATGCAACCTTGATGAGTTTGTTATTGTAG AAGTTGGAGAGTTTAATGATATCAGAGAAACTTGTAGCTGTTCCTACAGGTCCTGTAAGAG TGTTTCTCATGAGGCAGACTTCACTTCTCCTGAGTTGTTAGCCAAAGAGTTGTACCAAGTATTCCAGAAGTGCTGGGTATCATCAGCAGTTAAGTATCAGCTGGCAGATTCCCTGAATGCAAGTGATTCAGGA GTTGCAAATGAAGAAAATATCCGAAAAGACTTTGAATCCAGTGTGGATATAGTACAGGACATTCAATTTAAGTCTAGGGTCAGAGGGACTGAAGACTGGGCTCCCCCTAGATTTCAGATCATACTTGATCTTCATCCACCACTCAA GAGGGAGCTGGTGGTAGTGGCCCAGAATTTTCTCTGTGCTGGCTGTGGAACTCCAATAGAGCCTA AGTTTGTGAAGCGGCTCCGGTACTGTGAATATTTGGGGAAGTATTTCTGTGACTGCTGCTACTCGTATGCAGAGTCCTGCATTCCTGCACGGATCTTGATGATGTGGGACTTCAGGAAGTACCACGTCAGCAATTTCTCCAAAAAGCTCCTGGATAGCATATGGCACCAACCCATTTTCAATCTGCTGAGCATCGGCCAGAACCTCTATGCGAAAGTCAAGGAACTGGACAGGGTAAAG GACATCCAGGAGCAGCTTTTTCATATCAAGAAGCTGTTGAAGACCTGCAGGTTTGCTGCCAG TGCATTAAAGGAGTTCGAGCAGGTTCCCAGACACTTGACTGAAGTTCTCCACGTGTTCTCCCTGGAGGACCTCCTCAGGACCAAGAGAGGGCTGCTGGCACCCTTACTCAAGGACATTCTGAAAGCAGCCCTTGCACATGTGGCCAGCTGTGAG CTCTGTCAGGGAAAGGGCTTCATTTGTGAATTTTGCCGGAGTACAACTGTCATCTTCCCATTTCAGACGGCAACTTGTAGAAGATGTTCAG CATGCAGGGCTTGCTTTCACAAACAGTGCTTCCAGTCATCCCGGTGCCCTCGGTGTGCAAGGATCACTACTCGGCGGAGACTTTTGGAAAGTTTGCCCTCTGCAACCAGGTGA